One Mesotoga infera genomic region harbors:
- a CDS encoding thioredoxin yields MKKIIFVLILVLPAMVFSYAGMLDDFDTAIKLAQIEDKEAIVMFSDTSCVYCVKFVKETLSDGTVEDLLRAGFVFSQIYKSNPGTASYMVGEEMKEMTYNDLYAYFQIRGTPTLWFFTTEGALLTNLPGFVPANDFVPILRFIGEKAYESTTFDVFRSKSSDYMGNAKIVRVNEEEYNYVLENDPIALEYEGQDVDIYTVWLTKDESTAEELLEEGVFRVILLN; encoded by the coding sequence ATGAAAAAGATAATCTTTGTTCTAATCCTGGTTCTACCCGCTATGGTTTTCTCTTATGCAGGAATGCTTGACGATTTCGATACTGCAATAAAGCTTGCTCAGATCGAAGATAAAGAGGCCATAGTCATGTTCTCTGACACCAGTTGTGTCTACTGCGTCAAGTTTGTGAAGGAGACGCTTTCAGACGGGACTGTTGAAGATTTGCTGAGAGCTGGCTTTGTCTTTTCTCAGATTTACAAGAGCAATCCAGGGACAGCTTCTTACATGGTTGGAGAGGAAATGAAGGAAATGACATATAATGACCTTTACGCCTACTTCCAGATTCGGGGAACGCCGACACTATGGTTCTTCACGACTGAAGGCGCTCTCCTGACAAATCTGCCGGGCTTTGTACCCGCAAATGATTTCGTTCCGATTCTCCGCTTCATTGGAGAGAAGGCTTATGAGTCGACAACTTTCGACGTTTTCCGCAGCAAGAGTTCAGATTACATGGGTAATGCAAAGATAGTCAGGGTAAATGAAGAAGAGTACAACTATGTCCTTGAGAACGATCCTATTGCGCTCGAATATGAAGGTCAGGACGTTGACATATATACAGTTTGGTTGACGAAGGACGAGTCAACGGCCGAGGAGCTTCTGGAAGAGGGAGTTTTCAGGGTTATTCTACTGAACTGA
- a CDS encoding cytochrome c biogenesis protein CcdA, whose product FGGESKWRKVVKVAVFVVLLAAGLLTMTGNLNLLQFATGG is encoded by the coding sequence TTTGGCGGCGAGAGCAAATGGAGGAAGGTCGTGAAGGTGGCGGTCTTCGTTGTTCTACTTGCGGCGGGACTCCTCACTATGACAGGAAACCTAAATCTATTACAGTTCGCAACGGGAGGTTGA